From Candidatus Vondammii sp. HM_W22, one genomic window encodes:
- the hemC gene encoding hydroxymethylbilane synthase: MSQTLRIATRKSPLAMWQAEHVSRLLRQAHPDLEVELVGMSTQGDKILDTPLAKIGGKGLFVKELEQRMLEGIADIAVHSMKDVPVELPEGLHLAVIMEREDPRDAFVSNLYTSFDELPEGAVVGTSSLRRQCQISDRRPDLKIKSLRGNVNTRLRKLDEGDFDAIILAAAGLKRLEFEHRITAFLEPEESLPAIGQGAIGIECRIEDERINGLIACLHDNETALCVQAERAMNNRLMGGCQVPIAGYAVLNNDKLYMRALVGEPDGSLIIRAELSAPANEAETLGVYLAKNLLGQGADQVLKYLYEGENAPE, from the coding sequence ATGTCACAGACCCTTCGTATCGCCACCCGAAAATCCCCCCTTGCCATGTGGCAGGCCGAGCATGTCTCCCGCCTACTGCGTCAGGCCCATCCTGACCTGGAGGTCGAGCTGGTGGGAATGAGTACCCAGGGCGACAAGATCCTGGATACTCCGCTTGCCAAGATCGGCGGCAAGGGGCTGTTTGTAAAGGAGCTTGAGCAGAGGATGCTTGAAGGCATTGCCGATATCGCTGTGCATTCGATGAAAGATGTGCCAGTGGAGCTGCCTGAAGGGTTGCATCTGGCGGTGATCATGGAACGTGAAGACCCCCGGGATGCATTCGTCTCCAATCTATACACATCATTTGATGAGCTGCCGGAAGGTGCCGTTGTGGGCACCTCCAGCCTGCGCCGTCAGTGTCAGATCAGTGATCGTCGACCTGATTTGAAAATCAAATCGCTACGAGGCAATGTGAATACCCGCCTGCGCAAATTGGATGAGGGTGATTTCGATGCCATCATTCTTGCTGCTGCTGGGCTGAAGCGACTGGAGTTCGAACATCGTATTACGGCATTTCTTGAGCCTGAAGAGAGTCTGCCGGCTATCGGTCAGGGGGCCATAGGCATTGAGTGCCGGATTGAAGATGAGCGGATCAACGGGCTGATCGCATGTCTGCACGATAATGAAACCGCACTCTGTGTTCAAGCCGAACGGGCGATGAATAACCGGCTCATGGGTGGTTGCCAGGTCCCCATCGCTGGCTATGCAGTTTTGAATAATGACAAGCTCTACATGCGCGCCCTGGTGGGTGAGCCCGATGGTAGCTTGATTATCCGTGCAGAGCTCAGTGCTCCGGCAAATGAAGCTGAGACCCTGGGTGTCTATCTGGCGAAAAATTTGCTGGGACAGGGGGCGGACCAGGTGCTGAAGTATCTCTACGAAGGCGAAAACGCGCCAGAGTAG
- a CDS encoding LytR/AlgR family response regulator transcription factor: protein MKILIADDETYARSRLRSLVEELGPAYHVAGEAANGAEAVSRCKLLDIDLVLMDIRMPEMDGLEAAARLAGLKTPPAVIFVTAFEEYALAAFEENAVDYLLKPIRRQRLEKALAKAAALTRPQLSALQQESGPGYISATIRGGLERIPVENVIYFLADHKYVTARHTDGEALLEDSLKALEERFGQRFIRIHRNALVARERLKSLQKGSDGRCHVCLEGSDELLEVSRRHLASVRRLLKEHSYDPLLCSKGPAP from the coding sequence ATGAAGATATTGATTGCCGATGATGAGACTTACGCCCGTTCCAGATTGCGCAGTCTGGTTGAAGAGTTGGGCCCGGCTTATCACGTGGCCGGTGAGGCGGCCAATGGAGCCGAAGCGGTATCCCGTTGTAAATTACTGGATATAGACTTGGTGCTGATGGACATCCGTATGCCGGAGATGGACGGGCTTGAGGCAGCGGCACGACTGGCCGGGCTGAAGACGCCACCAGCGGTGATTTTTGTCACTGCCTTTGAGGAGTACGCATTGGCGGCATTCGAAGAGAATGCCGTGGACTACCTGCTGAAACCGATTCGTCGCCAGCGTTTGGAAAAAGCATTGGCCAAAGCGGCCGCACTGACACGTCCCCAGCTATCGGCACTACAGCAGGAGAGCGGCCCCGGTTACATCAGCGCCACCATCCGGGGTGGGCTGGAGCGGATTCCCGTGGAAAATGTCATCTATTTTCTGGCGGACCATAAATACGTCACTGCCCGGCATACAGATGGCGAGGCGCTGCTGGAAGATTCGCTTAAAGCTCTGGAAGAGCGCTTTGGCCAGCGTTTCATACGGATACACCGCAATGCGCTGGTCGCCCGTGAGCGTCTGAAGAGTTTGCAAAAGGGATCGGATGGCCGTTGCCATGTCTGTCTAGAAGGCAGTGACGAATTGCTGGAGGTGAGCAGGCGCCATCTGGCTAGTGTCAGGCGGCTATTGAAGGAGCACTCGTATGACCCGCTACTCTGTTCTAAAGGGCCTGCACCTTGA
- the modC gene encoding molybdenum ABC transporter ATP-binding protein — protein sequence MTIEARFIIHRRDFTLDVDLVIPARGVTAIFGPSGCGKTTLLRAIAGLESFHDGFLRVGKMLWQEGEYFVPPHQRPLGYVFQEASLFAHLNVKQNLEYGVKRVPIPKRKVSIGKAIGLLGIESLLERRTDQLSGGERQRVSIARALAVNPEILLMDEPLAALDLARKQEIMPYLESLHDELDIPIIYVSHSPDEVARLADHLVLLEAGQVKASGKITEMLTQLDLPLAHGDEAAALIEADVAGHDDRFNLTYVDFPGGRFTVSRREFPIHHPVRLRVAARDVSLTLEHQSGTSILNIFPATVEQVTPEGKAQVMVRLTVGGVPMLSRITLKSATLLNLKQGTPVYVQVKSVALLS from the coding sequence ATGACCATTGAGGCCCGGTTTATAATCCACCGGCGGGATTTTACCCTGGATGTCGACCTGGTCATTCCCGCCAGAGGCGTCACCGCGATATTTGGCCCTTCAGGCTGTGGGAAAACCACGCTGCTGCGCGCCATCGCCGGACTAGAATCGTTTCACGATGGCTTCTTGCGGGTGGGCAAAATGCTCTGGCAAGAAGGCGAGTATTTTGTGCCGCCCCATCAGCGTCCCCTGGGATATGTTTTCCAGGAAGCCAGCCTGTTTGCCCATCTCAATGTGAAGCAAAACCTCGAATACGGCGTGAAGCGGGTGCCAATTCCGAAACGCAAGGTCTCCATAGGAAAAGCCATTGGGTTGTTAGGTATAGAATCACTGCTCGAACGCAGGACAGATCAGCTTTCCGGTGGCGAACGGCAACGAGTGTCTATCGCCAGGGCATTAGCAGTAAACCCGGAAATCCTGCTGATGGACGAACCGCTGGCAGCGCTGGATCTGGCGCGCAAACAGGAGATCATGCCCTATCTTGAGTCGCTGCATGATGAGCTGGATATTCCAATCATCTATGTAAGCCACTCTCCGGATGAGGTAGCACGTCTGGCGGATCACCTAGTATTACTTGAAGCAGGCCAGGTCAAGGCTTCGGGAAAAATTACTGAGATGTTGACACAACTCGACCTTCCACTTGCCCATGGCGATGAGGCAGCAGCACTTATCGAGGCCGATGTTGCAGGCCACGACGATAGGTTCAACCTAACCTATGTCGATTTTCCCGGAGGGCGTTTTACTGTCTCCCGCAGGGAATTTCCGATACATCACCCGGTCAGACTGCGGGTGGCTGCCCGTGATGTCAGCCTGACTCTGGAGCACCAATCTGGCACCAGTATCCTGAATATCTTTCCGGCAACAGTGGAGCAAGTTACGCCTGAAGGGAAAGCACAGGTGATGGTGCGATTAACCGTGGGAGGCGTACCCATGCTCTCCCGTATCACACTAAAATCTGCCACCTTGCTCAATTTGAAGCAGGGGACGCCGGTCTATGTCCAGGTCAAGAGTGTAGCCTTGCTCTCATGA
- the argH gene encoding argininosuccinate lyase: protein MSDKKLWSGRFNEPTDAFVEAFTASVEFDQRLYRYDIQGSIAHATMLAKSGILTAAERDAIIQGLETIQERIEQGEFNWSVALEDVHMNIESALTEAIGDAGKKLHTGRSRNDQVATDVRLYLRDEIEIIRAEILRLQRALLTVAEREAETILPGFTHLQTAQPITFGHHMLAWFEMLERDRERLADCNKRVNVMPLGAAALAGTTYPIDRHYTAELLSFDRPGENSLDSVSDRDFAIEFTAAGALIMMHLSRMSEELIIWSSAQFGFINLSDSFCTGSSIMPQKKNPDVPELVRGKSGRIFGHLMGLLTLMKGQPLAYNKDNQEDKEPLFDTVDNLKGSLKVFADMIPAISCHRENMRQAAMKGFATATDLADYLVRKGNPFRDAHEIVGKAVALCVEKECDLSDLPLEELQSFSCDIQQDVFGVLTLEGSVAARSHIGGTAPEQVRAAIRRAKARLA from the coding sequence ATGAGCGACAAAAAACTCTGGTCCGGCCGTTTCAACGAACCCACCGATGCCTTTGTAGAGGCCTTCACAGCCTCAGTGGAATTCGACCAGCGCCTCTATCGCTACGATATTCAGGGCTCCATTGCCCACGCCACCATGCTGGCGAAGTCCGGCATTCTCACAGCAGCTGAACGGGATGCCATTATCCAGGGACTGGAAACCATCCAGGAGCGCATCGAACAGGGTGAATTCAACTGGTCCGTGGCCCTGGAAGATGTTCACATGAATATCGAATCCGCTCTTACCGAAGCGATTGGCGACGCCGGTAAGAAACTGCACACCGGACGCTCTCGTAACGACCAGGTGGCAACTGATGTGCGTCTCTATCTGCGTGACGAAATCGAGATCATCCGGGCTGAAATTCTGCGGTTACAGCGCGCCCTCCTCACTGTTGCCGAGCGCGAAGCAGAGACAATTCTGCCTGGATTCACCCATCTGCAGACGGCCCAGCCAATCACCTTCGGCCACCACATGCTGGCCTGGTTCGAGATGCTGGAAAGGGACCGCGAACGGTTGGCGGATTGCAACAAACGGGTCAACGTGATGCCATTGGGTGCCGCTGCCCTGGCAGGCACGACCTATCCTATCGACCGCCATTATACGGCTGAGTTGCTCAGTTTCGACCGCCCCGGGGAAAATTCGCTGGATTCGGTCAGCGACCGGGACTTCGCTATTGAGTTCACGGCCGCCGGCGCTCTGATCATGATGCATCTGTCACGTATGTCGGAGGAACTGATCATCTGGTCATCTGCCCAGTTTGGTTTTATCAACCTCTCAGACAGCTTCTGTACCGGCTCCTCGATCATGCCGCAGAAGAAGAACCCCGATGTGCCGGAACTGGTGCGAGGCAAGAGCGGCCGTATCTTCGGCCATCTGATGGGCCTGCTCACGCTGATGAAAGGCCAGCCTCTGGCATACAATAAGGATAATCAGGAAGATAAAGAGCCGCTATTCGACACAGTGGACAATCTTAAAGGTTCGCTCAAAGTGTTCGCCGATATGATCCCCGCCATTAGCTGCCACCGTGAAAATATGCGTCAGGCTGCAATGAAGGGTTTCGCCACCGCCACCGATCTGGCCGATTATCTGGTGCGCAAGGGCAATCCTTTCCGGGATGCCCACGAAATCGTGGGTAAAGCCGTGGCTCTCTGCGTAGAGAAAGAGTGCGACCTGTCGGATCTCCCACTGGAAGAGTTGCAAAGCTTCTCCTGCGACATTCAACAGGATGTTTTTGGTGTGTTGACACTGGAAGGCTCAGTGGCAGCCCGGAGCCACATCGGCGGTACAGCGCCTGAGCAGGTACGCGCTGCAATCAGGCGTGCGAAAGCGCGCCTCGCATAA
- a CDS encoding uroporphyrinogen-III C-methyltransferase → MSEKQDQSELDEVEIVDAEVLESSRNEPTQPAAPIGPSRIALILAVLAIFGVTAGLGFGYQHVKTLEASLLKMNQTISDTGQQQTALQSELNKTRQAFDAQKEKLDIQKQALSDQDKRLVEEQNKLRQQRSEMQETLEKVYRRVGRNSTAWMAAGAEYLILVANHRLQLEGDVSTAIKALEAADSRLRDIGDPGWSGVRERLAAEIASLKGVGALDRTGLAAKLAGMAMQIKGLKMVGIRPAPAPAESDLKVTESGERTFKSMINDGWEGFKSVMVIRHHDKPVNAMLPPEQQYFVYQNLELQLESARLALLRGDQALYTASLQTVDQWLKEFFNIESNATKALLGQISELQAIVLNPDLPDISKSLIALRGRLKSGTGGAE, encoded by the coding sequence ATGAGCGAAAAACAAGATCAGTCGGAGCTGGATGAGGTAGAAATCGTTGATGCTGAGGTTCTGGAATCTTCACGCAACGAGCCGACCCAGCCTGCTGCCCCCATCGGGCCCTCCCGCATAGCGCTGATTCTGGCTGTGCTGGCAATTTTTGGCGTTACAGCAGGCTTGGGCTTTGGATACCAGCACGTCAAAACGCTGGAAGCCTCTCTGTTAAAGATGAATCAGACCATTTCGGATACCGGTCAACAGCAAACGGCACTCCAGTCAGAGCTGAATAAAACCCGCCAGGCCTTCGATGCCCAGAAAGAGAAGCTCGATATCCAGAAGCAGGCGCTCTCTGATCAGGATAAACGGCTGGTCGAAGAGCAGAATAAACTACGGCAGCAGCGCAGTGAAATGCAGGAGACCTTGGAAAAGGTCTATCGCCGGGTTGGACGTAACAGTACCGCCTGGATGGCGGCTGGAGCTGAGTATCTGATACTGGTGGCTAACCATCGGCTGCAGCTCGAAGGCGATGTCTCAACCGCGATTAAAGCGCTGGAAGCGGCAGATAGCCGTTTGCGGGATATCGGTGACCCGGGCTGGAGTGGTGTACGTGAAAGATTGGCAGCAGAGATTGCCTCTCTGAAAGGGGTGGGTGCGCTGGATCGTACCGGCCTGGCAGCCAAGCTGGCTGGCATGGCAATGCAGATCAAAGGGTTGAAAATGGTCGGTATTCGGCCCGCTCCTGCACCGGCTGAAAGTGATCTTAAAGTGACAGAGTCGGGTGAACGTACCTTTAAGAGCATGATCAACGATGGCTGGGAGGGTTTTAAATCAGTCATGGTGATCCGTCATCATGACAAGCCGGTTAATGCCATGCTGCCACCGGAGCAGCAGTATTTTGTCTATCAGAATCTTGAATTGCAGCTGGAGAGTGCCCGTCTTGCCCTGTTGCGGGGTGACCAGGCACTTTATACTGCCAGTCTGCAGACGGTCGATCAGTGGCTTAAAGAGTTTTTCAATATAGAATCTAACGCAACCAAGGCGCTTTTGGGTCAGATCTCTGAACTGCAGGCCATTGTCCTGAATCCTGACCTGCCCGATATCTCCAAATCGTTAATTGCGCTCCGGGGTCGCCTGAAAAGCGGAACGGGGGGCGCTGAGTAA
- the modA gene encoding molybdate ABC transporter substrate-binding protein: MKTLRLISTLAMACLLMLSTGKMMADEIRVSVASNFTEAIKSIAGRFEATTGHKVILISGSTGKQYAQIINGAPFDAFFAADTKRPKLLDKEGIALPGSRFTYAIGKVILWSPKAGFVENNIKVLEHGDFRHLAIANPKLAPYGKAAQEVLQAHRLWDAQRGRMVRGENIGQAFQFVKSGNAELGFVAYSQVKRPGHPIEGSLWEVPQALYSPIEQQAVLLKESDTARAFMLFVKSDEALDIIRGFGYGTP; the protein is encoded by the coding sequence ATGAAAACACTAAGATTGATTTCCACACTAGCCATGGCATGCCTGTTGATGCTAAGTACCGGAAAGATGATGGCCGACGAGATTCGCGTATCGGTGGCCAGCAACTTCACCGAGGCGATCAAAAGCATCGCCGGACGCTTTGAAGCGACTACCGGCCATAAAGTCATACTGATTTCTGGTTCCACCGGAAAACAGTATGCACAGATCATAAACGGCGCGCCTTTCGACGCCTTCTTCGCCGCCGATACCAAACGCCCAAAACTACTGGATAAGGAGGGTATTGCCCTGCCCGGAAGCCGGTTCACCTATGCTATCGGCAAGGTCATTCTGTGGAGTCCCAAGGCAGGCTTTGTTGAGAATAATATCAAGGTGCTGGAGCATGGAGATTTTAGGCATCTGGCTATCGCCAATCCAAAACTCGCCCCCTACGGCAAAGCGGCCCAAGAGGTATTACAGGCCCATAGACTGTGGGATGCACAGCGGGGCCGCATGGTCCGTGGAGAAAACATCGGGCAAGCTTTCCAGTTTGTCAAAAGCGGTAATGCCGAACTGGGTTTTGTAGCCTACTCCCAAGTAAAACGGCCCGGCCATCCTATTGAAGGCTCTTTATGGGAAGTGCCTCAAGCACTCTACTCCCCGATCGAGCAGCAGGCGGTACTGCTAAAAGAGAGTGACACCGCCCGGGCTTTTATGTTGTTCGTGAAAAGCGATGAGGCATTGGATATTATTCGTGGATTTGGCTATGGCACACCCTAA
- a CDS encoding surface carbohydrate biosynthesis protein: MAKILIVTDHKWRDLPGNTFLKMFLEQKYGHTVVLVRLNEERLFVPSFRPDMVIYNNLYTPDVNKYARYLHGKGVKIVILPTEGITFSDEQTLLFSHKYSGIEFIDSYIAWNDLISGAISHNNVLPSERIVRLGSCRFDFYSKIMGSCRKGRNYFYERYAIPIENRNILVATNFANAEFWPDYSFLQKDLARQRAKGIKAFGNAGKLAKYEFDYREKVFESLRVLCREVRGVNIIIKYHPSERVSVYHKLMSDLKDLNPNVYLVEGEYIWDVLNVSDVIIQRCSTVAIEAWLMDKHTVELELMPSINHFLQPRYKDGSVRVNNHQDLVDMVGKLLEHEQDISADLNEQRSRILSEILENRRGGATEKIATHVDSLLQETKILGSLQYDGMKSRLKYYIRVLFGMKGYTFISNLRKIKFADYLGRYDKFFTDKDRLAWEAKLRLHVNVTERKNRGFDL; this comes from the coding sequence ATGGCTAAAATACTCATAGTGACAGATCACAAATGGCGTGATCTCCCGGGTAATACCTTCCTGAAAATGTTCCTAGAACAGAAATACGGTCACACGGTTGTGCTAGTTCGCTTGAACGAAGAGCGCTTGTTTGTACCAAGTTTCAGGCCAGATATGGTCATCTACAATAATCTTTATACGCCTGATGTAAATAAATACGCGAGGTATCTTCATGGCAAGGGAGTTAAGATTGTTATTTTGCCCACAGAAGGAATCACTTTCAGTGATGAGCAAACGCTCTTATTTAGTCATAAATATTCGGGTATTGAGTTTATTGATTCGTACATAGCGTGGAATGATCTGATTTCGGGCGCAATCAGTCACAATAACGTATTGCCAAGCGAGAGAATTGTGCGATTAGGGAGTTGCCGTTTTGACTTCTATTCCAAGATTATGGGAAGTTGTCGAAAAGGACGAAATTATTTCTATGAGCGCTATGCTATTCCGATAGAGAATCGGAATATTCTGGTCGCTACGAACTTTGCTAATGCCGAATTTTGGCCTGATTACAGTTTTCTCCAGAAAGACCTTGCACGGCAAAGAGCAAAAGGCATTAAGGCGTTTGGTAATGCGGGTAAATTGGCAAAATATGAATTTGATTACAGAGAGAAGGTATTTGAGAGTTTGAGAGTTCTTTGCAGGGAGGTAAGAGGGGTCAACATCATTATTAAGTATCATCCTTCGGAAAGAGTATCGGTTTACCACAAATTGATGTCCGATCTTAAAGACCTTAACCCCAATGTGTATTTGGTAGAAGGTGAGTATATCTGGGATGTTCTTAATGTAAGTGATGTCATTATACAGCGCTGCTCAACAGTGGCTATTGAGGCTTGGCTAATGGATAAACACACGGTTGAATTGGAGTTGATGCCATCAATAAATCACTTTCTTCAACCTAGGTATAAGGATGGTTCCGTTCGTGTAAATAATCACCAGGATCTTGTGGATATGGTGGGTAAGCTGCTTGAACATGAGCAGGATATAAGCGCCGACCTGAATGAGCAACGATCGCGTATTTTGTCTGAAATTTTAGAAAATCGACGTGGTGGTGCGACAGAGAAAATTGCGACTCATGTTGACTCATTACTACAGGAAACAAAAATACTAGGAAGCTTGCAGTATGATGGTATGAAGAGCCGCCTCAAATATTATATCCGGGTCTTGTTTGGTATGAAGGGATATACTTTTATCTCTAACTTGCGAAAAATAAAGTTTGCTGACTATTTGGGACGATATGATAAGTTCTTTACTGATAAAGATAGATTGGCTTGGGAAGCGAAGTTACGGTTGCATGTGAACGTTACGGAAAGGAAGAATCGTGGATTCGACTTGTAA
- a CDS encoding uroporphyrinogen-III synthase codes for MVPNQPRDCDLTGIGVLVTRAEHQAELLCETIASLGGVPVRLPAVEINGPANSGRVNQLLATLPECDIAIFISPNAAQWGLKLLPAGGLPENLILAAVGRRTAKMLSEFGYPVDIVPVDRFDSESLLATPAMNDVTGKRVLIFRGNGGRALLGETLQQRGALVDYVEVYRRKRPGVASVSLPGDWQAEVGIATVTSNDLLDNLFSLLGTSGSPWLQANPLVVVSERMVKHAKALGCRDVILAEGADEHSLVNALCAWSVTQK; via the coding sequence ATGGTGCCGAATCAGCCGCGTGATTGTGATCTGACCGGTATCGGCGTACTGGTGACCCGAGCTGAGCATCAAGCTGAGCTGCTGTGTGAGACGATTGCCAGTCTGGGTGGTGTTCCCGTTCGCTTGCCAGCGGTTGAAATTAACGGACCCGCCAACTCCGGGCGGGTGAATCAGCTGCTTGCCACTCTTCCCGAATGTGATATTGCCATTTTCATCAGTCCCAATGCGGCGCAATGGGGCTTAAAATTACTTCCGGCCGGTGGATTACCGGAGAATTTGATACTGGCTGCAGTGGGCAGGCGCACAGCAAAGATGTTGTCAGAATTCGGCTATCCAGTCGATATAGTGCCGGTTGATAGATTCGACAGTGAGTCGTTACTGGCAACACCGGCAATGAACGATGTTACAGGCAAACGGGTGCTGATTTTTCGTGGTAATGGCGGCCGGGCTCTGTTGGGGGAGACGTTGCAACAGCGCGGGGCGCTGGTGGATTATGTCGAGGTCTACCGGCGCAAGCGCCCTGGGGTTGCCAGTGTTAGCTTACCCGGGGATTGGCAGGCGGAAGTGGGTATTGCCACGGTCACTAGTAATGATCTGCTGGACAACCTCTTCTCCCTGTTGGGCACAAGCGGGTCGCCATGGCTTCAGGCGAACCCATTGGTGGTTGTCAGCGAGCGCATGGTAAAGCATGCCAAGGCACTGGGTTGCCGTGATGTGATTTTGGCCGAGGGGGCGGATGAACACTCTCTGGTCAATGCACTTTGCGCCTGGTCGGTAACTCAAAAATAG
- a CDS encoding sensor histidine kinase: MGEKQGEKGGVSGERQTFLHNFCAIQIVFAVVITAELLAITLTLASVESLQRFADVLSLYSLLIQWIALAGSGLLCITRGWLNRFSNTVAGVGAWLLLQLVTLLASWMALQVLESGNGFEFILKNQGISAIVSALILRYLYIQYLWRQQVVAESQARFQALQSKIRPHFLFNSMNTIASLTRFNPELAEEVVYDLSDLFRASLANAGRQSTLGDELELARGYLRIEKQRLDQRLRVEWDLEGLPEVAPLPALILQPLLENAVYHGIEPSAGSGVIHVNGRYRRKKVNLSIRNTLPGLKTSHRKGNRIALENIRQRLNGFFNNEASLIVAEVDGEYQVSVVFPYPWKAQ; encoded by the coding sequence ATGGGCGAAAAACAGGGGGAGAAGGGAGGAGTATCGGGGGAGAGGCAGACATTTCTGCACAATTTCTGCGCTATTCAGATAGTATTTGCCGTCGTGATTACCGCAGAACTGCTGGCGATCACCCTGACATTGGCCTCTGTAGAATCACTGCAGCGCTTTGCCGATGTGCTAAGCCTCTACTCTCTGCTGATCCAGTGGATTGCTCTGGCTGGCAGCGGCTTGCTTTGTATTACCCGGGGTTGGCTGAACCGGTTCAGCAATACAGTTGCGGGTGTGGGTGCATGGTTGCTGTTGCAGCTTGTCACTTTGCTGGCGAGTTGGATGGCACTGCAGGTGCTGGAATCCGGCAATGGCTTTGAATTTATCCTGAAAAACCAGGGTATCAGTGCCATCGTATCCGCCTTGATTTTGCGCTATCTTTATATTCAGTACCTCTGGCGGCAGCAGGTGGTGGCCGAATCCCAGGCGCGGTTTCAGGCCCTGCAGTCAAAAATTCGCCCCCATTTTCTGTTCAACAGCATGAATACCATTGCCAGTCTGACCCGTTTCAACCCCGAACTTGCAGAAGAGGTGGTTTATGACCTCTCGGATCTGTTTCGCGCGAGTCTAGCCAATGCTGGTCGTCAATCGACGCTGGGAGATGAGTTGGAGCTTGCCAGAGGCTACCTGCGGATTGAGAAGCAGCGTCTGGATCAGCGGTTGCGTGTGGAGTGGGATCTGGAGGGGCTGCCTGAAGTGGCACCGCTACCGGCATTGATACTTCAGCCGCTGCTGGAGAATGCGGTCTATCATGGCATCGAGCCATCAGCCGGATCTGGCGTGATTCATGTCAACGGAAGATACCGGCGCAAGAAGGTGAATCTCAGCATTCGCAATACGTTACCGGGTCTCAAGACGTCCCATCGTAAGGGCAACCGGATCGCCCTGGAGAACATACGGCAACGCTTGAACGGTTTTTTTAACAACGAGGCATCGCTGATCGTAGCCGAGGTTGATGGCGAGTATCAGGTCAGTGTCGTTTTTCCCTACCCCTGGAAGGCGCAATGA
- a CDS encoding cytochrome c peroxidase → MISGRQCCAIVWAGTKKTAIGKHLLFDPILSKDRITSCASCHDLKYGGADSRPISLEGLWSEGKYLISYYLC, encoded by the coding sequence ATAATATCAGGCCGCCAGTGCTGCGCTATAGTCTGGGCCGGCACCAAAAAAACAGCCATTGGAAAACATCTTCTTTTCGACCCGATCCTGTCCAAAGACCGTATTACCTCTTGCGCAAGTTGCCACGATTTGAAATATGGCGGTGCAGACAGCCGTCCGATCTCTTTAGAGGGCCTATGGTCAGAAGGAAAATATCTAATCTCCTACTATCTGTGTTGA
- the modB gene encoding molybdate ABC transporter permease subunit: MLSESDLSALAITLKLAGATTLILLLLGTPLAWWMSRTRWRFKFLLEAVVALPLVLPPTVLGFYLLVALGPHGPIGGLMQWLGMQPLAFTFTGLVIGSVFYSMPFVVQPLHSAFTAIGRRPLEVAATLRASPLDRFFTVAVPLVRSGFLTAAVLGFAHTVGEFGVVLMIGGNIPGQTQVLSIAIYDHVEVLEYGQAHWLSGGLLLLSFLMLIAVYAFNRRFSVVQP; this comes from the coding sequence ATGCTGAGTGAATCCGATCTCTCTGCCCTTGCCATCACGCTTAAGCTAGCGGGGGCAACCACACTGATCCTGTTGCTGCTGGGAACACCCCTTGCCTGGTGGATGTCGCGCACCCGTTGGCGCTTCAAATTCCTGCTGGAAGCGGTGGTCGCCCTGCCACTGGTGCTGCCACCCACTGTGTTGGGCTTCTATCTGCTGGTGGCCCTCGGGCCCCATGGCCCAATTGGCGGTTTGATGCAGTGGCTCGGCATGCAACCACTGGCCTTTACCTTCACAGGTCTGGTCATCGGCTCGGTGTTTTACTCAATGCCCTTTGTGGTACAACCGCTGCACAGCGCCTTCACCGCCATTGGTCGCCGCCCCCTGGAAGTGGCCGCAACCCTGCGGGCATCACCCCTCGATCGCTTTTTCACCGTGGCCGTACCATTGGTTCGTTCCGGCTTTCTCACTGCCGCCGTGCTTGGATTCGCCCACACAGTGGGAGAGTTCGGCGTCGTGCTGATGATCGGCGGCAACATCCCCGGCCAGACCCAGGTGCTGTCGATCGCTATCTATGATCATGTTGAAGTGTTGGAATACGGTCAAGCCCACTGGCTCTCCGGCGGACTATTATTGCTCTCCTTCCTGATGCTAATAGCCGTCTACGCCTTCAATCGCCGTTTCTCGGTGGTACAGCCATGA